In Methanosarcina siciliae T4/M, one genomic interval encodes:
- a CDS encoding chemotaxis protein CheW, with amino-acid sequence MFEEKAEKEDSTPSEELLHLVVFELSGEEFGVDIMQASEIIPVSKITRVPQAPECVKGLINLRGKIIVVIDLNRRLGFSPKENDSLSRIIIVEVKDTIIGMLVNSVTGVLKLPVSSVEPTPDMIKSKINVEYLTGVGKMGDRLLILLNLARVLGEEEIDELSQLSSSASSPSSEQLPEENIENL; translated from the coding sequence ATGTTTGAGGAAAAAGCAGAAAAGGAAGATTCGACTCCTTCTGAGGAGTTGCTTCATTTAGTAGTTTTTGAACTGTCAGGTGAGGAGTTTGGAGTCGATATCATGCAGGCTTCCGAGATCATACCGGTTTCGAAAATCACCCGTGTTCCTCAGGCTCCGGAATGCGTAAAGGGCCTAATTAACCTGCGGGGAAAAATTATCGTAGTAATAGATCTTAACCGGCGTCTTGGATTCAGTCCGAAAGAAAACGACAGCCTGTCCCGAATTATCATAGTTGAAGTCAAGGACACAATTATAGGCATGCTTGTAAACTCCGTAACCGGGGTGTTGAAACTACCTGTTTCTTCTGTTGAACCGACCCCGGATATGATTAAATCAAAGATTAATGTCGAATATCTTACCGGAGTAGGGAAAATGGGGGATAGGCTCCTTATCCTGCTGAACCTTGCAAGGGTACTCGGAGAAGAAGAAATTGACGAACTCAGCCAGCTTTCTTCTTCCGCTTCATCTCCTTCTTCTGAGCAGCTTCCTGAGGAGAATATCGAAAATCTATAA
- a CDS encoding GntP family permease, which produces MHPALIFLFALISILLLTAKFRLHPFLSLVLVSLLTGVLAGEPMGAIEAITRGLGSVFSRFAIIITCGSIIGILLRKTGGMSLIASDIMRFSRNPLLALSILGFLFSVPMMCYILAYVIFIPIAKELATKLNYPSISTATSLALGAVASFNLVYPSPVIISAAEELSANTDTLILMGFFIAVPTSIAGYLYARKLGKAESYGASEYGNQGHVQPGFTEITITAQKEKAGIIQEKEGTREKAGIIQEKGIEVQKDGVQKENGLQRKEGVQGKETKKPGRLEAYAPIFLPLLLILFQAGFEHPSPLFAFLGNPNVALLIGVLLSIFSGRTLGFEMVRALVEKAVRRSGVVLLDLCGGGALGATLAMTGAGEALGRFFLQINLPHILVPFLVAAALQTVQGSRVVTMLVAPSLLLPLVPELGLPVEILILAMASGTFLFSHVNDPFFWIFGELAELEPSEVFRSNTLGNALMGVVSFLLVAGVYVFFY; this is translated from the coding sequence ATGCACCCTGCTCTTATTTTCCTTTTCGCCCTTATCTCCATACTGCTGCTTACAGCAAAATTCAGGCTTCATCCGTTCCTTAGCCTTGTTCTCGTATCTCTGCTCACAGGAGTGCTTGCGGGTGAGCCTATGGGTGCAATCGAAGCTATAACTAGGGGACTTGGCAGTGTTTTTTCCCGTTTTGCTATAATTATCACCTGCGGGAGTATCATCGGGATTTTGCTCCGGAAGACCGGCGGAATGTCTTTAATAGCTTCTGACATTATGCGCTTTTCCAGAAACCCTCTGCTTGCCCTGAGCATTCTTGGTTTTCTTTTTTCCGTGCCAATGATGTGCTATATCCTGGCTTATGTCATCTTTATTCCGATAGCAAAAGAGTTGGCGACCAAGCTCAATTACCCCTCCATTTCCACTGCAACATCACTTGCACTCGGGGCTGTTGCATCATTTAATCTGGTGTATCCTTCTCCCGTAATTATTTCGGCAGCAGAAGAACTTTCGGCAAACACGGATACACTCATTCTTATGGGATTTTTTATTGCTGTCCCGACTTCTATTGCAGGTTACCTCTATGCCAGAAAATTGGGGAAGGCTGAGTCCTATGGAGCTTCTGAATATGGCAATCAGGGACATGTTCAGCCAGGATTTACTGAAATTACGATAACAGCACAAAAGGAGAAGGCAGGAATAATACAGGAAAAAGAAGGCACAAGGGAGAAGGCAGGAATAATACAGGAAAAAGGTATCGAAGTGCAGAAGGATGGGGTACAAAAAGAAAACGGATTGCAAAGAAAAGAGGGAGTGCAGGGAAAAGAAACTAAAAAGCCAGGCAGGCTTGAAGCATATGCCCCAATCTTTCTTCCTCTGCTTCTGATTCTTTTCCAGGCTGGTTTTGAGCATCCCTCTCCACTGTTTGCTTTTCTGGGGAACCCGAATGTTGCACTCCTTATAGGAGTTCTGCTCTCAATTTTTTCCGGCAGGACACTGGGGTTTGAAATGGTCAGGGCTCTGGTCGAAAAAGCTGTAAGGAGAAGTGGTGTTGTCCTGCTCGACCTGTGCGGGGGAGGTGCCCTTGGAGCGACTCTTGCCATGACCGGGGCAGGAGAAGCCCTTGGCAGGTTTTTCCTGCAGATTAACCTGCCTCATATCCTTGTTCCTTTTCTTGTTGCAGCAGCCCTTCAAACCGTACAGGGGTCACGGGTTGTAACAATGCTTGTTGCACCGTCCCTTTTGCTTCCTCTTGTTCCGGAACTCGGGCTTCCTGTGGAAATCCTGATCCTTGCAATGGCTTCAGGTACATTCTTGTTTTCACACGTCAATGATCCATTCTTCTGGATTTTCGGGGAACTGGCAGAACTTGAACCCTCCGAGGTTTTCAGGTCAAATACGCTTGGGAATGCTCTGATGGGTGTGGTAAGCTTCCTGCTGGTTGCCGGAGTGTATGTTTTCTTCTATTGA
- a CDS encoding metal-dependent transcriptional regulator, which yields MNEQNYPEFTGLELSPRKVDYLKFILEKNGTVKTTEISSCLQVDPSTTTKTLNELAAAGYLNHIPYRGVDLTEMGKEYAEFLVRRHRILSLLLTHYGLSTEEACAEVSRFEAFVSRDAVNKICNSMGHPMVGVCGEISHEKCLHLEQSLHLGHNH from the coding sequence ATGAATGAGCAGAATTATCCCGAGTTTACAGGCCTCGAACTCTCTCCGAGAAAGGTGGATTACCTCAAGTTCATTCTTGAAAAAAATGGCACCGTAAAGACTACTGAAATTTCCTCCTGTCTGCAGGTTGACCCTTCAACAACAACAAAGACTTTAAACGAACTTGCGGCAGCCGGTTATCTGAACCACATTCCGTATAGGGGAGTGGATCTGACCGAAATGGGGAAGGAATATGCGGAATTCCTTGTCCGGAGGCACAGAATTTTGAGTCTTCTGTTAACTCATTACGGGCTCTCAACGGAGGAAGCATGCGCTGAAGTTTCTCGTTTTGAAGCTTTTGTTTCAAGGGACGCCGTAAACAAAATATGTAACTCGATGGGCCATCCGATGGTCGGTGTATGCGGAGAAATCAGCCACGAGAAGTGCCTTCATTTGGAGCAAAGCCTTCATTTGGGACATAATCATTAA
- a CDS encoding metal ABC transporter solute-binding protein, Zn/Mn family — protein MKTKIITTLVLLIVGLSIFVSGCTDSGNSDNETAGQGAEVSETDEPIIVAVSIVPQAEFVEKVGGDKVETVVIVPSGADPHTYEPSPKEVQEISKARMLVTVGVGMPFEDSWIDYFESMDSGTLIVNSSQGIELRKLEEHNHAGEEGEHDEELEEGHENESEEDHGELDPHIWTSPANAKIMVEETYEGLVEIDPENEAYYAQNRDAYLEELDALDTRIREKLEGKEEKSFMVYHPSWGYFAADYGLTMIPVEIEGKEPSAQDLAKLVDLAKEKNVTVVFVQAQFSTRSAEVLAQEIGGEVVAVDPLAKDYIANMDNVSDVFARNLV, from the coding sequence ATGAAAACAAAAATCATAACTACATTAGTACTTTTGATTGTTGGTCTGAGCATTTTTGTCAGCGGTTGCACGGATTCCGGCAACTCCGATAACGAGACTGCGGGACAGGGAGCTGAAGTATCGGAAACGGATGAACCTATAATCGTTGCCGTAAGTATTGTTCCCCAAGCTGAATTTGTAGAAAAGGTAGGAGGGGATAAAGTAGAAACTGTTGTTATAGTCCCATCCGGGGCAGATCCTCATACCTATGAACCTTCCCCAAAGGAAGTCCAGGAAATCAGCAAAGCCAGAATGTTAGTAACAGTCGGAGTTGGCATGCCTTTTGAGGATAGCTGGATTGACTATTTCGAGTCCATGGACAGTGGCACTCTTATTGTAAATTCTTCTCAAGGGATTGAATTGAGAAAGCTTGAAGAACATAATCATGCAGGAGAAGAAGGAGAACATGATGAAGAGCTTGAAGAAGGACATGAAAACGAGAGTGAGGAAGATCATGGAGAACTGGACCCCCACATCTGGACATCCCCTGCAAACGCAAAGATAATGGTTGAAGAAACATATGAAGGGCTTGTAGAAATCGATCCTGAAAACGAAGCTTACTATGCTCAGAATAGAGATGCTTACCTTGAAGAGCTGGATGCTCTGGATACAAGGATTCGGGAAAAGCTTGAGGGAAAAGAGGAAAAAAGCTTCATGGTTTATCATCCATCCTGGGGGTATTTTGCCGCAGACTACGGGCTTACTATGATTCCTGTTGAGATTGAAGGAAAAGAACCGAGTGCACAGGATCTTGCAAAGCTTGTGGACCTTGCAAAGGAAAAGAATGTCACGGTTGTCTTTGTCCAGGCTCAGTTCAGTACCCGGAGTGCGGAGGTTTTAGCTCAGGAGATTGGCGGCGAAGTTGTGGCTGTTGATCCTCTTGCGAAGGATTACATTGCAAACATGGACAATGTATCCGATGTCTTTGCCAGAAACCTTGTGTAA
- a CDS encoding metal ABC transporter ATP-binding protein, whose translation MEKVIELKDVWVRYGNQTILEAVNFELKDPNGLLGIIGPNGGGKTTFLKVLIGLLKPYKGSVKIFGKPPEKSRDLVGYVPQYKGFDFDFPISVWEVVLTGRMSHTGFLKKYSEEDKKAAEEALKTVEMFGLKGRQIGQLSGGQRQRVFIARALATKPKLLLLDEPNSGLDPHMQDELYRLLDRLKHEMAIIMVTHDLSAVSVYVDRIACLNRTFHYHNSKEIPAEDLEATYQCPVELIAHGVPHRVLEQHKGNS comes from the coding sequence ATGGAGAAGGTTATAGAGTTAAAGGATGTCTGGGTCCGCTACGGAAACCAGACAATCCTTGAAGCAGTAAATTTCGAATTAAAAGATCCTAATGGGCTTCTCGGGATTATAGGACCCAATGGTGGAGGAAAGACCACATTTCTCAAAGTGCTTATAGGGCTCTTGAAGCCCTATAAAGGCAGTGTGAAAATATTTGGAAAGCCTCCGGAAAAAAGCAGAGACCTTGTAGGGTATGTCCCCCAGTACAAAGGTTTTGACTTTGATTTTCCTATCAGTGTCTGGGAAGTGGTCCTGACAGGCAGGATGAGCCATACGGGTTTTCTGAAAAAGTACAGTGAAGAAGACAAAAAGGCTGCTGAGGAGGCTCTGAAAACAGTAGAGATGTTCGGCCTTAAGGGCCGGCAGATAGGCCAGCTCTCGGGCGGGCAGCGGCAGAGGGTTTTTATTGCCAGGGCTCTTGCAACGAAACCTAAACTCCTGCTTCTGGACGAACCCAACTCCGGGCTTGACCCTCACATGCAGGACGAACTTTACAGGCTCCTGGACAGGCTCAAACATGAAATGGCAATCATTATGGTTACACATGACCTCAGCGCAGTTTCTGTCTATGTGGACAGGATAGCCTGCCTTAACCGCACGTTCCACTACCACAACTCTAAGGAAATCCCGGCTGAGGACCTGGAAGCCACTTATCAGTGCCCTGTCGAACTGATTGCTCACGGAGTACCCCATAGAGTGCTGGAGCAGCACAAAGGGAATTCATGA
- a CDS encoding metal ABC transporter permease, whose translation MFELLQYTFIQNALIAAILASVACGIIGAFVVVKKIVFISGGIAHASFGGVGLGYYLGINPMLGVLPFSLFSALVMGTVSKRSKIPEDSAIGILWSLGMALGVIFVYLTPGYAPDLMTYLFGNILTVPRFDLYLMLVLDAVIVSAVYLFYKEFLALCFDEEFTTVQGIPTEKLYLLLLCIIALTIVVLIKVVGIILVIALLTIPATLSRKFTHNLKRMMLISTAFGTLISVTGIGFSYALDVPSGATIILVLSFVYGLVAIGMDMLEGRHVSKS comes from the coding sequence ATGTTTGAGCTTCTGCAATATACTTTTATCCAGAATGCCCTTATAGCCGCAATCCTTGCAAGTGTTGCCTGCGGAATCATAGGTGCTTTTGTTGTTGTCAAAAAAATCGTCTTCATCAGCGGTGGGATTGCCCATGCTTCTTTCGGAGGTGTAGGGCTTGGTTATTATTTAGGGATCAACCCTATGCTCGGAGTCCTTCCTTTCAGCCTGTTCTCTGCTCTTGTCATGGGTACCGTAAGCAAGAGATCTAAAATTCCGGAAGATAGTGCAATAGGCATTCTCTGGTCTCTTGGAATGGCTCTTGGCGTTATTTTTGTATATCTAACTCCAGGATATGCCCCTGACCTGATGACCTACCTTTTTGGAAATATTCTTACGGTTCCCCGTTTTGACCTGTACCTGATGCTGGTTCTTGACGCTGTCATAGTGAGTGCGGTCTATCTGTTCTATAAGGAATTTCTCGCTTTATGCTTTGATGAAGAGTTCACAACTGTGCAGGGGATTCCTACCGAAAAGCTCTATCTTTTACTGCTCTGTATTATTGCCCTTACAATTGTTGTCCTTATCAAAGTCGTGGGGATTATCCTTGTGATCGCCCTTCTAACCATTCCTGCCACCCTGAGCAGAAAATTCACTCATAACCTGAAACGAATGATGCTTATATCAACTGCCTTCGGGACCTTGATCAGTGTTACAGGAATAGGCTTTTCCTATGCTTTGGATGTTCCTTCTGGAGCCACTATTATTCTTGTACTGAGCTTTGTATACGGGCTTGTAGCTATCGGCATGGATATGCTAGAAGGCAGGCATGTTTCAAAGAGTTGA
- a CDS encoding DUF7507 domain-containing protein yields MRKNIANLVGMTMLSPTNGTRKNQLHSLLLIIFSMMLIMSGVTQFVQTASSTASDQLETEADCEVAPVQVSSACESFPAYEIEKCVKSVNCMGSQASVKEAGDVITYLIVVTNTGDVDLTNVTVTDSLIALSGPTESKNRDCILEVGETWTYNGCYEVTQEDIDTNGDCDGYIDNVAMVDCDQLGAKCDSVRVPIEEASSGDDSTGDDSTGDDSTGDDSTGDDSTGDDSTGDDSTGDDSTGDNSTGENPDYSIYKSIIGADKAGDNIINEAGDIIEYQIIVKNEGSANLTGVLVNDSMITLTEPAGDDLDSGVLNPGETWKFFGNYTVTQEDIDSNGGGDGFIENTAIVSCNELPDENSSVRQLIVLNLTENDDSNDTSIVHYHTDGGTGEARIIPKPTKNVEVNETGNETQLGPEVRNVAQNTKSAEADIEEEPEQEKAGLPGFEIVYGAVGLLAATFLYKRK; encoded by the coding sequence ATGAGAAAGAATATCGCAAACCTTGTGGGTATGACCATGTTATCCCCCACCAATGGGACGAGAAAAAACCAGTTACATTCACTACTTTTGATTATATTTTCAATGATGTTGATCATGTCCGGGGTGACACAATTTGTGCAAACCGCATCTTCAACCGCATCCGATCAGCTGGAGACCGAAGCTGACTGTGAAGTAGCACCTGTACAGGTAAGCTCGGCTTGTGAATCCTTTCCGGCATATGAAATAGAAAAGTGCGTCAAAAGTGTAAATTGCATGGGGTCACAAGCCAGTGTAAAAGAAGCCGGAGATGTTATCACCTACCTGATAGTCGTGACCAACACCGGAGATGTCGACCTGACAAATGTAACTGTTACGGACTCCCTGATTGCTCTGTCAGGTCCGACAGAATCAAAGAATAGGGACTGCATCCTGGAAGTTGGGGAAACCTGGACCTATAACGGCTGCTACGAGGTGACACAGGAAGATATAGACACCAACGGCGACTGTGATGGATACATCGATAACGTAGCAATGGTAGATTGTGATCAGTTGGGGGCAAAATGTGATAGTGTCAGGGTACCTATAGAAGAAGCGTCTTCAGGAGATGATTCAACAGGAGACGATTCAACAGGAGACGATTCAACAGGGGATGATTCAACAGGAGATGATTCAACAGGAGATGATTCAACAGGAGATGATTCAACAGGAGATGATTCAACAGGGGATAATTCAACAGGAGAAAACCCTGATTATTCAATATATAAATCAATAATCGGAGCCGATAAAGCCGGAGATAATATAATCAACGAAGCTGGGGACATAATAGAATATCAGATAATTGTGAAGAATGAAGGCAGCGCGAACCTGACAGGAGTTTTGGTAAACGACTCGATGATTACATTGACAGAACCTGCTGGAGACGATCTTGACTCAGGAGTGTTGAATCCGGGAGAGACGTGGAAATTCTTCGGGAACTATACGGTAACCCAAGAGGACATTGACAGTAACGGTGGAGGGGACGGATTCATCGAAAATACGGCAATAGTAAGTTGCAACGAACTTCCTGATGAGAACAGTAGTGTACGACAATTGATCGTCCTTAACTTAACCGAAAACGATGACAGTAATGACACCAGTATAGTCCACTACCACACTGATGGCGGTACTGGGGAAGCCCGTATCATCCCCAAACCTACAAAAAACGTTGAAGTGAACGAAACTGGCAATGAAACGCAGCTTGGACCTGAAGTTAGAAATGTTGCCCAGAACACCAAGAGCGCCGAAGCAGATATTGAGGAGGAGCCTGAACAGGAAAAAGCAGGCTTACCTGGATTTGAAATCGTTTATGGCGCAGTCGGACTGCTTGCTGCAACATTCCTGTATAAAAGGAAGTAA
- a CDS encoding class I SAM-dependent methyltransferase → MTSTSSISNKLPSRYDTLQKQCLPNWQAFFSTVIEFIPEPVPDPNPESISEETERTSREIEILELGSGTGFLTSLIRKEKPDAKITCIDRNPEMLAVAKEKPELQKNVTFIEGDIQEECAKWKNLGGHEGPGWKEHSEGKGKFDAVVSTQCLCFLAPGTKSRVFRRIYEALKPDGRFIEGDIFRPESEWEEKIYIDHWKRYMVDQKLTVQEAEEMLETFEDVRESIDTPEKFRERLEEAGFKWIFCPYWYEMYAIFICAHKG, encoded by the coding sequence ATGACTTCAACCAGTTCAATCTCCAACAAGCTCCCTTCCCGTTACGACACCCTCCAGAAACAATGTCTTCCAAACTGGCAGGCATTCTTCTCCACAGTAATCGAATTTATCCCTGAGCCAGTGCCGGATCCAAATCCGGAGTCAATTTCCGAAGAAACAGAAAGGACGTCCAGGGAAATCGAGATACTCGAACTTGGGAGCGGGACCGGATTTCTCACCAGCTTGATAAGGAAAGAAAAACCTGATGCTAAAATAACCTGCATCGACAGAAACCCTGAAATGCTGGCTGTGGCGAAGGAGAAGCCAGAACTGCAGAAGAACGTCACATTCATTGAGGGGGATATTCAGGAAGAGTGCGCAAAGTGGAAAAATCTCGGAGGGCATGAAGGGCCCGGGTGGAAAGAACATTCAGAGGGAAAAGGAAAGTTTGATGCTGTGGTTTCCACACAATGCCTTTGCTTCCTTGCTCCGGGTACAAAATCCCGAGTTTTCAGGCGAATTTACGAGGCTCTCAAACCGGATGGAAGGTTTATTGAAGGAGATATCTTTAGGCCCGAGAGTGAGTGGGAAGAAAAGATTTACATAGATCACTGGAAGCGGTACATGGTTGACCAGAAACTCACCGTTCAAGAAGCGGAAGAAATGCTGGAAACTTTTGAAGATGTGAGGGAGAGCATCGATACCCCAGAAAAGTTCAGGGAGAGACTTGAAGAAGCAGGATTTAAGTGGATTTTCTGTCCTTACTGGTACGAGATGTACGCTATTTTTATATGTGCACATAAAGGATGA
- the porB gene encoding pyruvate synthase subunit PorB gives MSKPAPKTYLAPGHRGCAGCCDALAAKFMLMGAGPDCIVINPTGCLEVMTTPFPESAWQVPWIHSLFENGGAVASGVEAALKALGKKGNTKVIGVSGDGSTMDIGIRSLSGAFERGHDITYVCVDNEAYMNTGIQRSSGTPFDASTTTSPAGKVSFGNPRPKKDMPTIMAAHGSPYVATTSIGFPRDMMRKVKKATEIVGPTYIHSHAPCPTGWGFDGSKTIELAKLAVETCLWPMYEMENGEITQVRKVKNPRPVEEYLRAQKRFKHLFTMEGGEEEIAKIQAAADWNIKHYGLQ, from the coding sequence ATGAGTAAACCCGCACCAAAAACTTACCTTGCTCCGGGACACAGGGGCTGTGCAGGCTGTTGTGACGCCCTTGCCGCAAAGTTCATGCTCATGGGTGCAGGCCCGGACTGCATTGTGATCAATCCGACAGGCTGCCTGGAAGTTATGACCACACCCTTCCCGGAATCTGCCTGGCAGGTCCCCTGGATCCACTCTCTCTTTGAAAACGGAGGTGCAGTGGCATCAGGTGTCGAGGCTGCCTTAAAAGCTCTCGGCAAGAAAGGAAACACCAAAGTCATCGGAGTGAGCGGTGACGGCTCGACAATGGACATAGGGATCAGATCCCTTTCAGGCGCTTTTGAAAGGGGCCACGACATTACTTACGTCTGCGTGGACAACGAAGCCTACATGAACACAGGGATCCAGAGAAGCTCCGGAACCCCCTTCGATGCTTCCACAACAACAAGCCCCGCAGGCAAAGTCTCCTTCGGAAACCCACGCCCTAAAAAGGACATGCCCACCATCATGGCAGCCCACGGCTCCCCGTACGTAGCCACAACATCAATCGGCTTCCCGCGGGACATGATGAGAAAGGTCAAGAAAGCTACCGAAATTGTGGGCCCCACCTATATCCACTCCCATGCACCCTGCCCAACCGGCTGGGGTTTCGACGGCTCCAAGACCATCGAACTTGCAAAACTCGCAGTCGAGACCTGCCTCTGGCCCATGTACGAAATGGAAAACGGTGAGATCACCCAGGTAAGAAAAGTCAAGAACCCAAGGCCAGTCGAGGAATACCTCAGAGCCCAGAAGCGGTTCAAACACCTCTTCACCATGGAAGGCGGCGAAGAAGAAATCGCAAAGATCCAGGCTGCTGCAGACTGGAACATAAAACACTACGGACTTCAGTAA
- the porA gene encoding pyruvate synthase subunit PorA: MPLNSADKAKMVVVEGSYAVAHAAKTCRPNVISAYPITPQTHIVEDLSQFMADGEIPNCEYINVESEFSAISALVGASAVGARTYSATTSQGLELMHEVLFNASGMRFPIIMTVANRAVSAPINIWNDHQDSIAQRDTGWLQIYAEDVQEAADLIPQLYKVAENKDVLLPGMVCMDGFILSHVYEPVVLLEQDLTDEFLPKYEPEYVLDPKNPLTFGAFADPSTYTEFRYLQEKAMQAALPKIEAVSKEFAEIFGRDHGGLIDGYQLEDAEVVIMAMGSLVGTLKEVVDKYRAKGEKIGILKVRSFRPFPKMQIRKALANANVVVVLDKNISIGTNEGALFTETKSCMYNSRCDIPIIGYTLNHGGRDVPIELVEKIIEEAKKVAKSGITVESQFADVKEELL; the protein is encoded by the coding sequence ATGCCGCTCAATTCAGCTGACAAGGCCAAAATGGTAGTCGTGGAGGGTTCCTACGCAGTTGCCCATGCAGCAAAAACTTGCCGTCCAAATGTGATTTCCGCTTATCCTATCACCCCTCAGACCCATATCGTTGAAGACTTATCCCAGTTTATGGCAGACGGGGAAATCCCGAACTGTGAATACATCAACGTGGAATCCGAATTCTCGGCGATCTCGGCCCTTGTGGGAGCTTCGGCTGTCGGGGCAAGGACCTATTCCGCAACCACCTCCCAGGGGCTTGAACTCATGCACGAAGTGCTCTTCAACGCTTCCGGCATGAGGTTCCCAATCATCATGACCGTAGCAAACAGGGCGGTCAGCGCTCCGATCAATATCTGGAATGATCATCAGGACTCGATTGCCCAGAGGGATACAGGCTGGCTCCAGATCTATGCAGAAGACGTCCAGGAAGCAGCAGACCTGATCCCCCAGCTCTACAAAGTCGCAGAGAACAAAGATGTGCTCCTGCCGGGAATGGTCTGCATGGACGGATTTATCCTCTCCCACGTCTACGAACCCGTAGTGCTCCTTGAGCAGGACCTTACCGACGAGTTCCTGCCCAAGTATGAGCCTGAGTACGTACTTGACCCTAAAAACCCGCTGACCTTCGGAGCCTTTGCAGACCCATCGACTTACACCGAATTCAGATACCTGCAGGAAAAGGCAATGCAGGCAGCTCTTCCGAAGATCGAGGCCGTATCCAAAGAATTCGCAGAGATCTTCGGCAGGGACCACGGAGGCCTTATCGACGGTTACCAGCTTGAAGATGCTGAAGTCGTAATCATGGCCATGGGCTCCCTTGTGGGCACTCTCAAGGAGGTAGTTGACAAGTACAGGGCAAAAGGCGAGAAGATCGGTATCCTGAAAGTCAGGTCCTTCAGGCCTTTCCCGAAGATGCAGATCAGAAAGGCCCTGGCAAATGCCAATGTTGTGGTCGTACTTGACAAGAACATTTCAATCGGAACAAACGAGGGTGCTCTCTTTACCGAGACTAAGTCTTGCATGTACAACAGCAGGTGTGACATTCCGATTATTGGTTATACCTTAAACCATGGGGGCCGCGATGTGCCCATAGAGCTCGTAGAGAAGATAATCGAAGAGGCCAAGAAGGTCGCAAAATCCGGTATTACGGTTGAGAGCCAGTTTGCTGACGTCAAGGAGGAGTTGCTATGA
- the porD gene encoding pyruvate synthase subunit PorD — protein MKIPIGGICEPGSTLVNKTGGWRNFRPVYNYEKCTKCGICEIVCPDMSILPREDGFFEYNYDYCKGCGICANECPADAIDMILEEK, from the coding sequence ATGAAGATCCCAATTGGAGGAATTTGCGAACCGGGTTCAACCCTTGTAAACAAAACCGGAGGCTGGAGAAACTTCCGACCTGTTTACAATTACGAAAAATGCACCAAATGCGGAATCTGCGAGATTGTGTGCCCTGATATGTCAATTCTTCCCAGAGAAGATGGTTTTTTCGAATACAACTACGATTACTGCAAAGGATGCGGTATCTGTGCGAATGAATGCCCTGCAGACGCAATTGATATGATTCTGGAGGAGAAATAA
- a CDS encoding pyruvate ferredoxin oxidoreductase subunit gamma — MKEIRIHGRGGQGSVTAAEMLSVAAFEDGKFSQAFPAFGVERRGAPVQAFTRLSENPIRLRSQIYTPDYVIVQDATLLETVDVASGIKDDGIIIINTKEKPEDLKLDTKARVMTVDATKVAMDIIGLPIVNTVLLGAFAGATGEINVESIKKAVRDRFSGKVAEKNAQAIQKAYELIRGKEA, encoded by the coding sequence ATGAAGGAAATCAGAATACACGGTCGAGGAGGCCAGGGTTCTGTTACTGCAGCTGAAATGCTTTCCGTTGCAGCTTTTGAAGACGGAAAGTTCAGCCAGGCCTTCCCTGCTTTTGGGGTAGAGCGCAGAGGTGCTCCTGTGCAGGCATTCACCAGGCTCAGTGAGAATCCGATCAGGCTCCGAAGCCAGATATACACACCAGATTACGTGATCGTCCAGGATGCCACCCTGCTCGAAACTGTCGACGTTGCAAGCGGGATAAAAGACGATGGCATTATCATCATCAACACAAAAGAAAAACCCGAAGACCTAAAACTTGATACAAAAGCAAGGGTCATGACCGTTGACGCCACAAAGGTGGCAATGGACATTATTGGCCTTCCTATTGTGAACACTGTCCTTCTGGGAGCTTTTGCAGGTGCAACCGGAGAGATCAATGTGGAATCCATTAAAAAAGCCGTAAGGGACCGCTTTTCCGGCAAAGTAGCCGAAAAGAACGCTCAGGCTATCCAGAAAGCCTATGAACTTATCAGGGGGAAAGAAGCATGA